The following nucleotide sequence is from Synechococcus sp. CBW1004.
TGGCCAGAGTCGCCGTAGATCACGCGTTCCTCGCCATGGACGCGATCGGGTGCCGTGTTCAGCTCATGGACGTTGGCAGCCGTGCTCACCACGGAATGGACCAGACCCGAGGCTGCATCCACACCGATGTGGCACCGCATCCCAAAGAACCACTGGTTGCCTTTGGCCACCGAGTGCATTTCAGGATCCCGCTCGCCCGTCTTGTTCTTGGTTGAACTGGGAGCGTTGATGATTGTGGCATCGAGGATCGTACCCTCCTTAAGCATCACGCCCTTCTCCCGCAGGCTCTGGTTCACCGTCTCCAGGATCTGCTCTGCTATCCGATTCTCTTCCAGGAGGTGGCGGAAGTTCAGGATCGTCGTCTCGTCAGGGATCCGGTCCTCAACCATGTCGATCCCAGCAAAGCGGCGGAAGCAGGGGGTATCGATCAGCATCTCCTCCATCAAGGGATCGGAAAGCGTGAACCACTGCTGCAGCAGGTGGATGCGCAGCATCACCTCCAGCGGAAACGGTGGGCGCCCGCCCTTGGCAGAAGGCCTGTGGTACACAGGCGAAATCAAGGCCAGGAAAGGATCCCAGGGCACTGTGGCTTCCATCTCATCGAGGAAGCGCTGCCGGCGCGTTTTCTTCTTGGCGTAGGTCTGCTCGTAGTCCGTGAAACCCAACTGGAGGGGGGCCGCCATCCGCTGCCAGTCTCATTATTGGAACTGTACTGATTCTATCGGGTTTTTCAGGGGTTCCCTGAAGGGTCCCAGTTTCACGGTCGACACCGCCTGTTCGTCCTCGCTCGTTGCTGTTCATCTGGCCTGTGAAGCCATCTGGCGTGGTGAGGCCAGCGCGGCCCTGGCCGGCGGTGTCCAGGCCCTGCTGCAGCCAGGCGTTCACACCATGTTCTGCAAGGCGGGCCTGCTGGCTCCCGATGGTCGCTGCAAGAGTTTCGATGCGGCAGCCAACGGCTATGTGCGCTCGGAAGGCGCTGGCGCGGTGTTGCTCAAGCCGCTCAGCGAGGCCCAGGCGGACGGCGACACGGTCTACGCCGTGATCCGGGGCACGGCGGTCAATTCGGATGGCCGCAGCAATGGCATGGTGGCCCCCAATTACCGCGCCCAGGTGGCCTGTCTGAAGGCTGCATTCCGGCGGGCCGGTGTGGATCCTTCCTCAGCCCAGTATGTGGAGGCCCATGGCACCGGCACCCGTCACGGGGATCCGATCGAACTGCGGGCCCTCGGCATGGTGCTCGGGCAAGGCCGCAGAGACGATCGCCCCTGCCGCGTTGGATCGGTGAAGACCAACCTGGGTCATTCCGAAACCGCCGCAGGCATCACCGGTCTGATCAAGGCGGCCCTGTGCGTGCACCATCGCCAGATCCCCCCCAGCCTGAACTTCCGCACCCCCAATCCCTCGATCGATTTCCAGGGCCTCAAGCTCAGGGTGCAGACGGCACTGGAGCCCTTCCCCCAGCCCGACGCGCCGGCGGTGGTGGGGGTGAGTTCGTTCGGCTTCGGCGGCACCAATGCCCACGTGGTGCTCGATGAAGCACCCCGGCAGCCGGCTCCAGCCCGCTACGGCCAGCAGCTGCCCCTGCAACTGCTCTGCCTCTCGGCCCGCACCGAGCCGGCCCTGCGCGCCCTGGCCGTGGCCACGGCAGATCAGCTCGAGCGGCAGCCCCAGTCGGGCTTCGAGGACCTCTGCGCCACGGCGAATCAGTGCCGCAGCCCGATGGTGAAACGGCTCACCTGTCTGGCTCCGGACCGGGCCAGCCTGATCCAGCAGCTGCGGGCCTTCAGTCAGGGGCAGGAGCTGCCGGGACTGCGCCACGGCCAGGCCTCCCGCCAGCCCGGTCGGCTCGCCTTCCTGTTCACCGGCCAGGGTTCCCAGGCCCCGGGCATGGCCCAGGGCCTCTACCAGGCCCATCCGGTCTTCCGTGAAGCCTTCGATCGCTGCACGGCCCTGCTCGATCCGCTGCTCGGTCAGCCCCTGGCGGAGCTGATCTTCCCCACCGAGGACCGGCGTGAGCAGGCGGCGGAGCTGCTCTCCCAGACCCGCTTCACCCAGCCCGCCCTGTTCGTGGTGGGTTATGCCCTCAGCCAGCTGTGGCTGAGCTGGGGGGTGCGCCCCGACCTGCTGATGGGCCACAGCGTCGGTGAGGTGGTGGCCGCTCACCTGGCCGGGGTGTTCAGCCTTGAGGACGCCCTGCGCCTGATCGAGGCCCGCGGCCGTCTGATGCAGGATCTGCCGGCCGGCGGCGGCATGCTGGCCCTGCTCACCAGCCAGGAGCGGGTTCAGCAGCTGCTCGCCACGCTCGCGGACGAGGCGGGCGCGTTGCACCTGGCGGCCATCAATGGCCCCACCAACATCGTGGTGGCCGGTGCCGTGGGGCCGCTGCAACGGCTGGAGGCCGCCGCCGCCGCCGCCGGTGTGCAGGCCCAGCGACTGGCGGTGTCGCATGCGTTCCACACCCCGGCCCTGCGGCCGATGCTGCCGGCGTTCGAGCAGGTGCTGCTCCAGATCCGCTTCAGCCCCCCGCGGATTCCCCTGGTCAGCAATGTCACCGGGCAGCTGATCGGCGCCGAGATCGCCACGGCCGAGTACTGGTGCCAGCACGTGATCAGCCCCGTGCGCTTCGGCGACGGGATGGCCGCCTGCAGCGGCATCTCCACGTTCATCGAAATGGGGGCCCGGCCCACCCTGATCGGCATGGGGCGTCACTGCCTGCGGGAGCCCTACCTGAGCTGGCTGCCCAGCCTGCGCCCCGGCCAGGAGGATCTGGCCGTCCTGCTCGACAGCCTGGCCCGGCTGCACGAACTCGGCCACAGCGTCGACTGGCGGGCCTTTCACCGCCCCTTCCCCCATCGGCGGGTCAAGCTGCCGGGCTATCCGTTCCAGCGGCAGCGCTACTGGTGGTCTCCGGTGGGGCAGGGGGAGGCGCCCAGCACCCTCTGGCGACAGTTCATCCACCCCGGTGGTTCCGGCGCCGCGCTGACGACGCTGCAGTCGGCCGCCGTCGCCGGCAGTCCCGCGACCGGCCTGCCGGCTCCTGCGCTGGCCGGCGCGGCGGCGGCCCTGGAACCGCTGGCCCTGCCCGGGGGGACGGAGCAGCGTCTGCAGACCTGGCTGTCGGCCGCCGCGCCGGAGGATCTGAGCGATCACCGCATCCGCAACCAGGTGGTGTTCCCGGCGGCGGGTTTCCTGCTGCTCGCCCTGCAGGCACTGCAGCAGCTGGAACGCCCCCTGGCACTGGCCGATCTGGAGCTGGACACGCCGCTGCGGCTCAGTGACGCGGCCACGACGCTGCAGCTGGTGCTGGGTGAGGCCATCGAGTTTCACAGCGCCGGCCCCGAGGCGGGCGCCGGATCCCCGGCCTGGCGTTGTCATGGCCGGGCCCGCCGGCCGCACGGCAGCGACGCCTCGGCCATCCCGCCCCCCTTCGCCCCGTTCGAGGCGCCGGCCGACGCCGCCGAGCTCGACCTGGACCACTTCTATGCGGCCCTGCGGCAGTTCGGGCTCAACTACGGGCCCAGCTTCCGTGGGTTGATCAGCCTGCGCCGCGCCGGCGGCGACCGGCCTGACGCGGACTCCCCCGGCGTTGGTCAGGGGGCTGGCCGGGCCTGGGCCACGCTGCAGCGTCCCCCTGGCGCCAGCGACTGGGCTCTGCTTGATGCCTGCTTCCAGGCGGTGGCGGCCACGCTGGATCCCGAGGCGTCCGCGGGCCAGCTGCTGCTGCCGGTGGGCCTGCAGGAGCTGAGCCTGGCGCGGCTGCCGCTCCCCGATCGCTTCGAGTGCCAGGTGCAGCTGCGCCACAGCGATGAGCCGGCTCTGGTGCTGGCCGATCTGCTGCTCTGCTCCAGCGGCGACGCCGCGAGCGCCCCCGAGGTTCTCGGCTGGCTGCGGGGCTTCCGGCTGCGGCGCCTGCCGCGCCAGGCCCTCGAGTGGCTGTTCCCGCAGGCGGAGGCGGAGCCGGCGGCTGGGGAGTCGCCGCAGGCCCTCAACCGTGATCTGGTGCGCCATCACTGGATTCCCTTGGCGACCGAAGAGCACCGCGACGGCGACGCCGATGCGCAGGGCCCTCCCGCGGAGGCGGATGTGCTCTGGATCGAGTCGGCCGATGCCGACCTGGAGACAGGGATCGCCGCGCTGCTGCAGCTGGCCCAGAAGGCCAGCGCCGGCAGCGCCACGACGATCTGGCTCGTGCTGGAAGGACAGTCCGCCACGGCCCATGCCCTGGCGGCCATGGCCCGGACCGCGGCCCTGGAGGCGGGCCGCAGCACCTGGTTCACCCTGTGGCTGCCGGCTGGGGCGCGCCGCGACAATCTCAGCATTCCCTGGGGCGCCATCCAGTGCCTCGCCCAGGAGGAGGCCACGCTCGCCTTCGATGGTGCGCAGCTGCAGCGGGGCCGGCTGCTGCCGGTCCATCCCGAGCGGTTCCGCTACGGCACCGCCAGCTTCGGCCTCCTGGAAAGCCTGCACCCTGCTCCTCTCCCCCCCCAGAGCCCGGCCCGTGGCGAACTGGAACTGGTGGTGGAGGCCACCGGCCTCAATTTCCGCGATGTGCTCAACGCCCTGGGGCTGTTGCGCGAGTACAGCCGTCAGCTGGGCATGGATGAGGCGGCCCGGGTTCCCTTCGGTGGCGAATGCGTCGGCCGTGTCGTCGCGGTCGGGGAGGGGGTGGATCCCGCCCTGATCGGCCAGCGGATGCTGGCGGCGCTGGCGGTGGGCAGTCTCGCCAGCCATGTGGTCACGCGCGCCGAGCTGTGCGTGCCTCTGCCCGAGGCGATGTCCATCGAGGTGGGCGCCAGCCTCAGCACAGCCTTCCTCACCGCGGTCTATGGACTGGACACCCTGGCTCAGCTGAAGCCTGGCGAGACGGTGCTGATCCACGCGGCGGCCGGTGGCGTCGGTCAGGCGGCGGTTCAGGTGGCCCAGCGTCTCGGTGCGCGGGTGTTCGCCACGGCCAGCGATGCCAAGCACGCCCTGCTGCTGGAGCAGGGCGTCGAGGCGGTGTTCGATTCCCGATCCACCCTGTTCGCCGAACAGCTGCTCGCCCGCACCGATGGCCGTGGCGTCGATGTGGTGCTCAACAGCCTCAAAGGCGAGTGGGTGGACGCCAGTTTCCGCGCCCTGGCCCGGGGCGGCCGCTTCGTCGAACTGGGCAAGATCGAGATCTGGAGCCGCACCGAAGCGGAGCAGCGCCGCCCCGATGCCCGCTACCTGCCGTTCGATCTGCTCGAGGTGGCTGCGGCCGATCCCGGCCTGATCCAGCAGCTGCTGCGCGACATCCTCACCCGCGTCGACAGCGGAGCGTTCCGACCCATCCCGCTGCAGAGCTTCCCGATCGAGCGGACCGAGGAAGCCTTCCGGCTGATGGCCCAGTCCCGGCACATCGGCAAGGTGGTGATTCAGCTGCAGCCGCGCACGCCGACCGGTCTGGCCATCCGCCCGGCGGGCACGTATCTGATCAGCGGCGCCTTCGGCGGCATCGGTCGCCTGCTCTGCTCGTGGCTGGCCGACCAGGGGGCCGCTTCTCTGCTGTTGCTGGCCCGTCCCGGTGGCCGCGATCCCGAGCAGCGGCGGGAGCTGCTGGCCTCCCTCACGGCCAGGGGCCTGGCCGTGCAGGTGCTGGAGCTGGATCTGGGCTGCGCCGGCGAGGGCGGCCACCGGGTGGTTGATGCCCTGCGCGCAGCCCTGGCCGGGCTGCCACCGGATCAGCCGCTGCGGGGGGTGTTTCATGCCGCCGGCGTGCTGGATGACGGCCTGATTCCCACCCAGACGCCGCAGCGGATCGCGGCCGTCATGGCTCCCAAGCTGGCCGGCTGGCAGCAGCTGGATCGGGCGCTGCAGGCCAGTGGCGCCGATCCGGAGCTGGTGGTGATGTTCAGTTCGATGGCCTCCCTGATCGGTTCGCCCGGCCAGTCGGGGTACAGCGCCGCCAACGGGGCCCTCGACGGACTGATGCGGGCTTCCGCGCGTCCTGGTTGGCTGTCCCTTCAATGGGGGCCCTGGGCCAGCGGTGGCATGGCCGCAGCCCTCGATCCGCAGCAGCAGCAGCGCCTGCAGGCCTTCGGCCTGCGCCTGCTGGAGCCTGCGCTCGCCCTGGAGCGCCTGGAGCGGGCCATCCGGCAGGAACTCGCCGGCCCGGTGGCTGTGATCGATGTCGACTGGCAGACCCTGGCGCGCCAGGCACCGGAGCGCCAGGCGAGGGCTCTGGAAGCGCTGGTGCGTTCCTCTGCGCGGGACGAGGAGTCGCCAGAGGCGGCTGAGCCGGCCTATTTGCTCACCCTGAGACAGATCCCGGCGGCGGAACGCTTGTCGACCCTGATTGCGTTCATTCAGAAGCAACTGGCGACGGTGATGGGCATCGTTGACAGTGACCAGATCGACCCTGGTGAGCCGCTGTTCAATCTGGGCCTGGATTCATTGATGGCCCTGGAACTGATGGTCCTCCTCGAGAAAAATCTGGGCATCAAGCTGACTGAATCGCTGGTCTTTGAATATCCAACAATCGAGGCGCTTTCGGGCTATTTCATGCAGGAACTGTTCCGTGATGATGGCTCCTCTGCGACCAGCATTCCGACTGAATCGCTGAGCAGTCACCAGGTCGAGCAGGCGACCGACATGCCTCCGCAAGATGGGTCTGCGGTTGATGAGCACGTCTCTGAATCGCGCATTGAGCAGGAACTGGAGGAGATCGGTTCGCTCGATGCCAGTGAGCTGCTGCGGCAGCTCAGAGGTTGATGAGGGCGCTGATCAGCACCGCCATCAGCTGACGATCTGGCCGTCGTCAATCTTGATGACCCGATCCGCCATGTCGATGACGCGCGGATCATGGGTGGCCATCAGCACAGCGATGCCGTGCTCCCGAGCCCTTGACTGCATGGTGAGCACCACATCGCGCCCCGTGGCCCGATCCAGGGAGGCTGTGGGCTCATCCGCCAGGATCAGTTTCGGCTCACAGGCCATCGCCCGTGCGAAGGCCACCCGCTGCTTCTGGCCACCGGACAGCATCGATGGGTAGGAATGGATCTTGCTTTCCAGGCCCAGGTCAGCCAGCAACTCGGTGGCCCGACGGGAGCGTTCCTTGTGGGTATGCCTGAGAGTCACCTCCATCGCCACCTGTACATTCTGAAGTGCCGTGAGAAAGGGCATCAGATGGTGGGCTTGAAAAACAATCCCGATTTCGGATCGCAGTCGCAGCAGCTCCTGATTGCTGCAACCACGCAATTCCCTGCCCAGCACCCGTAGAGAGCCGCTCTGTGTGGGCTTGAGACCGCCGATGAGGGTCAGCAGTGTTGTCTTGCCACATCCCGAAGGCCCAACCAGAGAAACGAACTCTCCAGCGGCCACGGAAAAACACACATTCTTGAGTACAGAGGTCGCCAGATCTCCAGCCTGGTAGACATGGCTCAGATCATTGGCGATGATCGCATAGCCGTCTGATTCCTGCATGAATAAGGTGGCATTGTCGGTGGATGAGTGGGCTCGATCTGCTTAGCCAAAGAGCTCCGAAGGATCGGCGTCATTCAGTTTTGACATCGCAAACAAGGAAGAGGCGCAGCACATGGAAACAATCAATAGGAATGTGGCAACGACCGTCTTAAGGGGCAGATCCATGGGCAAGGAGGTGTTGGCTGTGATCAGCATGCACAGGATTGAACTCACCAGCCAGGCCACTGGGAAACCCAGCACCGAAAGGATCAAGCCTTCGTTAAAGACGATCCGTTCCAGTCTCAAGCGCCGATAGCCGATCGACATCATCAGGGCGTAAGCAGGAAGATGAAAGGTGACATCCATGCTCAGCAGTTGATAGACCATCATGCTGCCAACGGACAATCCCATGACCGCACAAAAAGCGAACACTGTCCCAATGGGTTTGCTGGTTGACCAATAACTTTTTTCGGTGGAAACAAGGTCATCCCTAGTCATGATGGTCACGTCAGGGGACAGAGATTTTCTGATCCGGGATGCCGTTTGCACGGGATCCGCGCCCGGCCTGAGTTTGACCAAGCCAAGCTCGATGATTCTTTCTTCCTTGGGTGGGAAGATAGCATTGATGGTGTTGATATTTGTGATGAACGACGCGTCGTATCCAAAGGAGGGTCCCAGTCGCACCAAGCCTGCAACCCTGAGCCTGTGATCATTGACAAAAGCGTTAACCGTCTTTCCAGAGTTGAATAACTCTTTGACGGGCCCAAACTCAGGTCTTGACAATACATCGTAGAGCACACGGCTCTCCACCGTCAGCTTCCCTTGCTGTTCCTTCACGGCGGGGTCATTAAAGACCGGCTGGCTGGGATTGATTCCAATCCCAATGGACCATCTGCTCATGTCATCGCCTGGGAGGCGCCACTTCACATATCGCCATCGAACTGGGTAGATATCATCAACGGATTTGTCTGCGTAAACATCTGCGAGCCGCGATTCAGGAAAACCGGCAATGCCTGTCAGGCTTGCTGATTGAGGATTCAGGACAACAAGATCGGTGTTGAACTTGTTGAAGATAGCGACACTGGAATTGTAGAGGGCATCCTGAATAGCAAGCTGCATCAAGATGAGAATAGAGGCGAACGCCACCCCAAGCACGGCAACCAGGAGCTTTGTTGGTTGCTTCTTCAGCAGCAGCCAGGCGATGGGGATTCTGCGCTTGCTGAAAGGATCAAAAGAAAATCTTTTCATTTCTGGAATATGGCCACCACTTTGGCGCCAGTCAGTTTAGAAACAATCGCAGATTGATCGGGTTGGATTCTGACTTCCACGTCAATTGTCCGGGCCTCCCAGTCCGAGTCATCCCGCGGGTCCTGGGATAACTGTTTGCGGTTTCCAATCTTCTGTGAAATGCGGCTTACTGTCCCATTCAGCCTTTGCGGAAAGCTCATGTTCTCACTGCGGAGAATCACGTCTTGGCCAAGGTGAATCTGGCGAATATTGTCTTCATTGACTTGGATGACTGCCATCATCTGGTCAGTGGCCCCAAGTTCCATGACACCTCGTGGACTGGGTCGCTCGCCTGTGCGAACAAGAACCTTAAGAATGGTGCCTGAAATCGGTGCTCGGAGAAACGAATACTGACGTTCGGTCTCGCTCTTGTTCAGTTCCGCAATGGCTTCGCGAAGCTGAGATTTCAATTCCAGGAGCTTGAGCTCCTTGATTTCCAGCTCCGCTGCCGGGAAAACCCCTTGCTTGGCGAGTTGTCGATACCGCTTGGTTTCGTTTTCGAGCAGGCGGGCCTGAGATTTGATCGAGGCAATCCGTGCGATGACGAGTTCTTTTTGGCTATCGACGCGTTGGAGAGTATCAAAGACGGCTAGAATCTGACCCTTTTCAACCTGTTGCCCCTCGTCGACATTGAGAGACTGAATTCTTGGAGCGCCTTCGGTGACCTGGATGGGAGCGGCCAACACACGAACCTTGCTGACCGGCTCCAGATAACCCAGCGCCGAAAAGTTGCCGGATCGGGCTGGCTGGATTGAAGCCTGGGGCCTGGGTGTCGTGCCAGCGACAGGGGTTGGAGTTGTTTTGGACGCCGCAGTGAAGAAACGAAGCAAGGCGACCGCGCCCAGTGCCACAACCAGCAACGGGAAGATAGGTCGTAAATGTTTGTTCATTAACGCGACATTTGAATGAGAAAAATCAAGCAGCCTTTCGGAATGCTCCTGGCGTGGCGCTGGTGCGCGCCCCGTCAACTGCAATGGATGTCTGGATCACTTTACCCGAATGGGGACAATTTCTGCGGCGTCTTGTTTTGACACACTCATGCTACGATCGGGGCCGGTCGGTCGGTTGAGCTGCCCAATCCACGATGGTTGAGGAGTCCCGGGTCATGGGCAGCGGTCTGGAGCGGGGATCCTCGCGCCCCCTCAAGCTCAACGGTGTTGAGCAGTACATGCATGCCGATCATCGGCGCGACTATCCGATCTTTTATTATCACGTCGTCGCTCTGAAGGCCTCGTTTTCAAGGCAGCAGCTTGAGGCTGTGATTGAGTCCGTGAGTCGCTCCGATCCGCGTGTGACAGCTCTGTTGGCGAGGGGGCCCGATCGCAGGGCTCGGTTGGAAGTGTCCGACTCGACTGTGTCAGGGCCCAGTCTGGATTGGGTTGAATCGGATGATCCTCAATCAGAGAGTCAGTCTGAATCAGCGCGTCAATTCTGGGAAAGCAGGCATTGCTTGCCGCGTCCTGCGGTCCGATTCCTGGCCATCAGGACCCGAGGCAATGGCGCAGTCGTCACCCGGCTTTTTGTGGAGGTCTATCACGCTCTCTTTGATGGCTTGTTCACACTGCAGTACATGGGTGAGATCATCCGTGGTGTGCTGTCCTGCTCATCGTCTGATCAGGATGGGTCTCTCCGCAGGCAGGCTTCTCTGGATGAGCCAGCGGATCTCAGTGAGGACGCCGCGAGAGCGTCCTCTCCCGGTCTGTTGGCCTACGTGAAGACCTTGTCTCCGTTCCTCGGGAATTCATCCGATCCCTTGGTCAGGCACCGCAATGCCAAGGCCGGACAATGGCAAAGCGTGCTGATCGACAACAGTTCTCTGTGGCCGATTCATGGTGCCCAAGTGCTTGAACTTCGCGGCCCCCAGCTCCGAAGCCTCAAAATTGCTGCGGCCAAAATGGGCAGCAATCTCAATGGCCTCTTGATGGCAGCAATTTTCTGTTCGATCAGGCAATTCTGGGAGCAAGCAGGCTCGCGCAACCACAGGATCTGTTTTTGCATTCCTGTCAGCCTCAGATCGCGTCGAGGCCGTTTGCGCCCAGTCAACAGCATCAGTTATGTGTTTCTGAGGCGCAGTACTCGACGTGCTGAGTCCTTGTCCGAGTTGGCGCAATGGGCGACCCAGTCGCTGGCTCTGAAGTCAACTTCAGAGATGGCCCAAGTGATGACAAATGTGTTCGAACTGATGGCCAGGTCCCGCGTGTTGTTGCCCCTGGTGACGCGTTTTCCCGGTAGCATGTCCACGGTGATTGTCTCCAATGTTGGCAATATCAATCAGGCGATCCATGGGTCAGCAAAGCTGCGGCCGTCAAAAGCGGAGTCGCCTGTGTCGATTTACACGGGAATCACCTACCTCCGTCCGGGTAGTCAGGCAGGTTTCGGGATCTCGGAGTTGGATGGGAATCTGACCATCAGCGGGGTTTTCGATACGCTCAGTTTGGCTCCTGCCGACTGTGAAGCTGTGATGAATCATCTGCGCCATCGGCTCGCTGAGGTCGTCGCCGGAAGCACGAATGATGTGCTTCCCTAGTGTGCCGTCCCGCAAATAGCCGCTACAATATGAAGTGTCTCCCGAGGGGGTCGTTTCATGCCAAGCGGGCGCCCCATGGCTCCTCTGGAGCTGTCGGCTGATGAGGCCAGCCAGCTCCAGAGCCTGGCTGGATCAAGGTCCTTGCCCCATTCGATCGTTCAGCGGGCGCAGATCGTCCTGGCCTGCGCAGCTGGTGACACCAACACCTCAGTTGCCAAGCGATTTGGCGTTCGCAGCGCAACGGTGGGCAAATGGCGGCAGCGCTACCTCGATCTGGGGATCGAGGGGCTGCACGACGAGCTCCGTTCAGGCCGCCCGCGGACCTATGAGGACGACACGGTGGCGGAGGTGATCAACCGAGCCCTGCAGAGCAAGCCAACCGATGGCAGCACGCACTGGAGCGCTCGGACTTTGGCCGCAGAAACAGGGATCTCCAAGTCCACGGTTCACCGCTGGCTGCAGACCTTCTCGCTCCAGCCCCACCGGCAGAAATCGTTCAAGCTCTCCACCGATCCGTTCTTTGTGGAGAAGGTTCGGGACATCGTTGGCCTGTACCTGAACCCGCCCGACAAGGCGATGGTGCTCTGCGTCGACGAGAAGACGCAGATCCAGGCCCTCGACCGCACCCAACCGCTGCTGCCCATGGGGCTGGGCTACGTGGAGGGTGTGACGCATGACTACATCCGCCACGGCACCACGACCCTGTTTGCCGCGCTGGACGTGGCGACCGGTGAGGTAATCACTCAGTGCAAACCCCGGCACCGCCACCAGGAGTTCCTGGGGTTCCTCAGGCAGATCGAGAAGTCCGTCCCCGAGGATCTGGACCTGCACTTGATCGTGGACAACTACTGCACCCACAAGCACGCCAAGGTGCGTGCCTGGCTGGCCCAGCGTCCCCGTTTCCACGTCCACTACACCCCCACCTACGCCTCCTGGCTCAACCAGGTGGAGCGCTGGTTTGGACTGATCACCCAGCGGGCAATCCGGCGCGGCAGCTTCTCCAGCGTCAAAGAGCTGATCGCCAGGATCGAGCAGTTTGTGGCCGCCTACAACACGACCAAGGCCCCGTTCAACTGGACGGCGACAGCTGACTCAATCCTGGAGAAGCTCCAGCGGCTTTGTGCGCAAATCTCTGGGACGGCACACTAGGAGGTCGTCGCACGTTGCCCACCGACCCAAGGGGCTCGGTCGAATTGCCGTCAGGCATTACAAGGGATGCCCCCTCATGCAACTGCCAACGAGGCCCTGAACAGCTTGAGGATGTTGTGGGTGGTGGCCATCAGGCTCCATTCCCCATTCACCTTCTCCAAACCGCGTAGCCAGAACCGATCCAG
It contains:
- a CDS encoding ABC transporter ATP-binding protein translates to MQESDGYAIIANDLSHVYQAGDLATSVLKNVCFSVAAGEFVSLVGPSGCGKTTLLTLIGGLKPTQSGSLRVLGRELRGCSNQELLRLRSEIGIVFQAHHLMPFLTALQNVQVAMEVTLRHTHKERSRRATELLADLGLESKIHSYPSMLSGGQKQRVAFARAMACEPKLILADEPTASLDRATGRDVVLTMQSRAREHGIAVLMATHDPRVIDMADRVIKIDDGQIVS
- a CDS encoding type I polyketide synthase; the protein is MKPNWRGAAIRCQSHYWNCTDSIGFFRGSLKGPSFTVDTACSSSLVAVHLACEAIWRGEASAALAGGVQALLQPGVHTMFCKAGLLAPDGRCKSFDAAANGYVRSEGAGAVLLKPLSEAQADGDTVYAVIRGTAVNSDGRSNGMVAPNYRAQVACLKAAFRRAGVDPSSAQYVEAHGTGTRHGDPIELRALGMVLGQGRRDDRPCRVGSVKTNLGHSETAAGITGLIKAALCVHHRQIPPSLNFRTPNPSIDFQGLKLRVQTALEPFPQPDAPAVVGVSSFGFGGTNAHVVLDEAPRQPAPARYGQQLPLQLLCLSARTEPALRALAVATADQLERQPQSGFEDLCATANQCRSPMVKRLTCLAPDRASLIQQLRAFSQGQELPGLRHGQASRQPGRLAFLFTGQGSQAPGMAQGLYQAHPVFREAFDRCTALLDPLLGQPLAELIFPTEDRREQAAELLSQTRFTQPALFVVGYALSQLWLSWGVRPDLLMGHSVGEVVAAHLAGVFSLEDALRLIEARGRLMQDLPAGGGMLALLTSQERVQQLLATLADEAGALHLAAINGPTNIVVAGAVGPLQRLEAAAAAAGVQAQRLAVSHAFHTPALRPMLPAFEQVLLQIRFSPPRIPLVSNVTGQLIGAEIATAEYWCQHVISPVRFGDGMAACSGISTFIEMGARPTLIGMGRHCLREPYLSWLPSLRPGQEDLAVLLDSLARLHELGHSVDWRAFHRPFPHRRVKLPGYPFQRQRYWWSPVGQGEAPSTLWRQFIHPGGSGAALTTLQSAAVAGSPATGLPAPALAGAAAALEPLALPGGTEQRLQTWLSAAAPEDLSDHRIRNQVVFPAAGFLLLALQALQQLERPLALADLELDTPLRLSDAATTLQLVLGEAIEFHSAGPEAGAGSPAWRCHGRARRPHGSDASAIPPPFAPFEAPADAAELDLDHFYAALRQFGLNYGPSFRGLISLRRAGGDRPDADSPGVGQGAGRAWATLQRPPGASDWALLDACFQAVAATLDPEASAGQLLLPVGLQELSLARLPLPDRFECQVQLRHSDEPALVLADLLLCSSGDAASAPEVLGWLRGFRLRRLPRQALEWLFPQAEAEPAAGESPQALNRDLVRHHWIPLATEEHRDGDADAQGPPAEADVLWIESADADLETGIAALLQLAQKASAGSATTIWLVLEGQSATAHALAAMARTAALEAGRSTWFTLWLPAGARRDNLSIPWGAIQCLAQEEATLAFDGAQLQRGRLLPVHPERFRYGTASFGLLESLHPAPLPPQSPARGELELVVEATGLNFRDVLNALGLLREYSRQLGMDEAARVPFGGECVGRVVAVGEGVDPALIGQRMLAALAVGSLASHVVTRAELCVPLPEAMSIEVGASLSTAFLTAVYGLDTLAQLKPGETVLIHAAAGGVGQAAVQVAQRLGARVFATASDAKHALLLEQGVEAVFDSRSTLFAEQLLARTDGRGVDVVLNSLKGEWVDASFRALARGGRFVELGKIEIWSRTEAEQRRPDARYLPFDLLEVAAADPGLIQQLLRDILTRVDSGAFRPIPLQSFPIERTEEAFRLMAQSRHIGKVVIQLQPRTPTGLAIRPAGTYLISGAFGGIGRLLCSWLADQGAASLLLLARPGGRDPEQRRELLASLTARGLAVQVLELDLGCAGEGGHRVVDALRAALAGLPPDQPLRGVFHAAGVLDDGLIPTQTPQRIAAVMAPKLAGWQQLDRALQASGADPELVVMFSSMASLIGSPGQSGYSAANGALDGLMRASARPGWLSLQWGPWASGGMAAALDPQQQQRLQAFGLRLLEPALALERLERAIRQELAGPVAVIDVDWQTLARQAPERQARALEALVRSSARDEESPEAAEPAYLLTLRQIPAAERLSTLIAFIQKQLATVMGIVDSDQIDPGEPLFNLGLDSLMALELMVLLEKNLGIKLTESLVFEYPTIEALSGYFMQELFRDDGSSATSIPTESLSSHQVEQATDMPPQDGSAVDEHVSESRIEQELEEIGSLDASELLRQLRG
- the devC gene encoding ABC transporter permease DevC — its product is MKRFSFDPFSKRRIPIAWLLLKKQPTKLLVAVLGVAFASILILMQLAIQDALYNSSVAIFNKFNTDLVVLNPQSASLTGIAGFPESRLADVYADKSVDDIYPVRWRYVKWRLPGDDMSRWSIGIGINPSQPVFNDPAVKEQQGKLTVESRVLYDVLSRPEFGPVKELFNSGKTVNAFVNDHRLRVAGLVRLGPSFGYDASFITNINTINAIFPPKEERIIELGLVKLRPGADPVQTASRIRKSLSPDVTIMTRDDLVSTEKSYWSTSKPIGTVFAFCAVMGLSVGSMMVYQLLSMDVTFHLPAYALMMSIGYRRLRLERIVFNEGLILSVLGFPVAWLVSSILCMLITANTSLPMDLPLKTVVATFLLIVSMCCASSLFAMSKLNDADPSELFG
- a CDS encoding IS5 family transposase, whose product is MAAPLQLGFTDYEQTYAKKKTRRQRFLDEMEATVPWDPFLALISPVYHRPSAKGGRPPFPLEVMLRIHLLQQWFTLSDPLMEEMLIDTPCFRRFAGIDMVEDRIPDETTILNFRHLLEENRIAEQILETVNQSLREKGVMLKEGTILDATIINAPSSTKNKTGERDPEMHSVAKGNQWFFGMRCHIGVDAASGLVHSVVSTAANVHELNTAPDRVHGEERVIYGDSGHIGIEKREAFKDCEAEMRIAMKPGQRRVLPDTPEGRLLDLMEAAKAHVRAKVEHPFRIIKCQFGFRKVFYRGIRKNNLKLTMLFALANLWMVRERCPSTA